Genomic DNA from Pungitius pungitius chromosome 12, fPunPun2.1, whole genome shotgun sequence:
CTCCTCTTCATCGTCACATGATCAGACCTCATCCAATGAGACGAGAGCGTAAATGAGATGGTGATGAAGAtctcagatgtttgtgtgtgttccagctGTGATGTTGTCTCGTAGTTCACCTCCCAatgggaggcagaggaggagctcCTCTCAtcactgaaacaaacaaacaaacaaacattaggTCCTGAACATTAGCAGAAAGTAAACTGAAGAATCAAAATGATAAAACACAGgaccaccagcagggggcgactcctctgctcccatagacgtctatgaggaaatgactctacttctgtgtagtgaccagcagggggcgactcctctgctcccatagacgtctatgaggaaatgactctacttctgtgtagtgaccagcagggggcgactcctctgctcccatagacgtctatgaggaaatgactctacttctgtgtagtgaccagcagggggcgactcctctgctcccataaacgtctatgaggaaatgactctacttctgtgtagtgaccagcagggggcgactcctctgctcccatagacgtctatgaggaaatgactctacttctctcttgatttattccctcagtaaacattgtaaacatgagtttatggtctcagtctctagtttcaagtcttcttcaatgcagcatgatgttcatttagtgaatgatggtccatttagagtcaaacagaccatgaagagggggtgctttagggcggggcctaacgctgattgacaggttgtatGCGGTGTCTCTATGTCTTGTTCAGTCTAGATGGGGTcatgtcctcctccagcaggtgctgctggtctataccccccccccccgggtacaGGGCTCAGTACCTCGGTTGGCCTTGCTGGGGTAGATCTTGGCGAAGTGTCGGTACTCGTCTGGAGGAGGGAAGTCGTCCAGAGGATGGAAGGAATACTTTGACTCAAAGTCATCTGCAGAACCAGAACACACGATTCATTTACATcttgaggtcagaggtcacaggtaGGAAAAGAGATGGggaccaaacaaaaacaaaatgtatattgGGATGAATTCTGATCTGTTTGACTTTGAAACAGTTCataattatttataataataaggTTAGGGTTGCGTATCATACCAGACACCACAAAGCGATGATCACCTGACTCGTGAAGGGAAACAAACACTAGAGCTACGATTACTGAGGCAGTAGATTTAAACTTTATAAAGTTTACATccacttgtaaagaacataatgtgACGACATAATGTTTCCTatgttctgcttcacatttggacttgaaagtctcagcaaattataaataattacatgacatgtcatttatctgacgcttttatccaaagcgacttacattgtaGTTTacaccttaaaaaaataaatctaaatacattaaaacaacTGGGCAGTTTAATAGAAAGATATTAGATCCACTCAcccactttttaaaaattaagatctagtttttccAGGACTTTAAACGTgtccctgaatgcatcagggccaGGGTTCTCCTCCTcatgtggaggagctcattgagcctcatgatgacgttttatgagacactggtttagtgctgaaTCATCATGGGTTAATGGGCTTCTGGGTCcaccagttagtgacctctgctcTAGAAGATCAAGTTACTGTCATCGGTAAAAACTCACCAACAAATGAGCGAGGGACGGAGGAGGAATGTCCGTTAcggtgaggaggtggaggggggggaggggcagcggGGGTACGGGTGGGCGGGGGaggaggttttcctctggatggGGGGTCAGAGCCGAGGGAAGAGCTACCATGAATCCTGtagggaggcggaggaggagcatCTCGCCCACCTGGTCTCAGGGACGATGGCTGGAGCGGCAcaggaggagctgaggggaGAGATCgacacatggtcacatggtctTCCTGTCCACCTGCTGCCTCTGCTACTTCATACCTGGGCTTCACCGCGTAGCGGTTCAAACGCTATCACTCCATCACAGAAAGATAAGCCACGACATACATGTTCCATACAAGTGCATCGGGGGGTTAAAGGTCACGTCAGCACTGCTCATTTAGCAACGACCTCACCTGCTCCTCTACACGGCGTCTCTCTGACAGGAGGCGGTGGCCTGTTGGCAGCCTggtgggaggcagagggggaagccgggggaggaggggcggggcctCGGGTGGGGGTGTGGCCTCCGGGGGAGGGGGCAGCCCTCCTGGTGCCCAGGGAGTTGTGTCGCTGGGGCAGATCCGGCGCTGCCTCGACGCCACCTGCTGGACCATTAGTGATGCGAtacggtggggggggcggggccaaagAAGAGCAGGTGGGGTTTCCCCCCGAGGTCGGAGAGCGTCTGCTGTTGCATGGAGACGGGGGCGGtttagaggggaggggtggggtgttGTTAGGAGTCGGAGGGAGGGGCTTCTCTCTATTgtaagaagaggaggaggaaggcgtaGGGGGGGCGTTGCCGCGGCgactgggaggaggaggtggagggggggcagagggggggtgcGTCGTGCTGGCGGATGGGGAGGAAgccccagaggaggaggcagaagaagacAATTTGGACAGGGAGGGACGATCGGAGGAGCTTGTCTCCGTGGGCAACAGGGTCTGGGTGGAGGGGCTTTCTGGGTCTTCAGGGCGAtggctgggggggcggggggctgcaGCGCGACTGGAGGGAGACCGTCCAGAAGAGCCGTCTGTCAGGAACCACGGAGGTCACAACGTTAGTGACATCGACGCACTAAAACACTCCTCAATCATAGTACGTGGTTGTAGTCAGAATCACATAAAATGTCTTCACCTCCCACTGGTCTCAGTGTGGGGACACCCTCCATGGACAGCCCTCCTATTGGTGGAACAGGACCTGACTGGCCTCCTGCTGCACTGCCATTGGCTGTTGCTGCTCCACCTCCTAAGAACCACAACCATTGGACAGGAGAGTGAGGCCACAGGGACACTACAGGGGACAGATAACGTATGGGGACACTACGTATGGGGACATCACTGTCTGGTGAGGAGGACAACGTTAAACACtgagggtggaaggggggggcgggggagtgaGCTAAGACGGAGCTCCGATGACATCACCAACAGCACAATATGACACAGAGCAaatcattaaacattaaaatgaatgacatcACAAAATGTTGCACACGCTTTGATCTAATTGGAGATAAtcatattaattaataattacattcaTGTCAGCTATTCTCACCACATCAGACCTGTTTGATGATATTAAAATGAtccaataatgtaaaatatgttcgTATCAactaaaaaatgtgaaatgctAAATATAAACTATAGTAAAATaacataatatactgtataaataaaaaggatctATAAATTCTTGTCAGTACTCCGAGGTCAGTGAGTGATTTTTGATGAATTATAAATCTAATAAAAGGTGTTGagtcaatataatatataactgGATTTGGATATTGAgactttacaaaaaaacagattttgttACACTGAAGCTTCATTAGAATATTGATACTTAATGATAATATGAATATCTTGAGTATGTTAATAACTACTACTACAATATCAATAACTTGATCATGAGAGTTGGTTCTGAGGCGTCTCTCATCAGCTGTGCTTTGTGTCCAGATGAAAGCACCCAGAACATTGAACCCAGGAAACAATAAATCAATGAGAAGGTATCAAAGGGGGATCTGCAGGACGCTGCAGCATCCAACCAGCCGCTCCACCACCTGTCCACCAGTCTGACCACCTCTGTGCTCAAATAcacaatattaaatatattaacaaTTGgccctgattcattcaacttcAGTGAAGAAACAGAAGATTTAAATCATCAAGAGAAACAACACACAGACCAATGAGACGAGTAAAACATGAAAAGTGAATGTCTCGATGTTTGTGTCACTGAAAGAAAGCGCCGGAATCCACCATGCGTTTTGGTGCCGTAGATACCGTATAGATACCATATGGGTACCGGGTCTCTGTACCCAACCAGCAGGTCATAACAGCAAAAGGGGGCTCCACTAAGCACTGAATGTGTTTGTCGTGTAGGGGTTGAATCATTTTGAGACTGCAGTATTCATTAAAAGCAGCATTTTGCGTTTAATTTGGATGAAAACCCTGGTAATCGTATTAAATAGGTTTTTGTCAGCTTAGAAATTGTATATTTTGCCAATGAACCTAATGTGCATTGGGGGTTGAACAATTGATTGACTGTAGATACGATAACAGATAGAAGCCCCTTCAGGGGGATACTGCCTCACTTTAGAATCCACATCAGCTTCTATCAGATGGCACTGATCTGTCAATAGTTTCTGATCACATATAGACTTCTTTAAGGAtgtgatctactgactgttattcaggacgtgatctactgacagttattcaggacgtgatctactgacagttattcaggacgtgatctactgacagttattcaggacgtgatctactgacagttattcaggacgtgatctactgacagttattcaggacgtgatctactgacagttattcaggacgtgatctactgacagttattcaggacgtgatctactgacagttattcaggacgtgatctactgacagttattcaggacgtgatctactgacagttattcaggacgtgatctactgacagttattcaggacgtgatctactgacagttattcaggacgtggtctactgacagttattcaggacgtgatctactgacagttattcaggacgtgatctactgacagttattcaggacgtgatctactgacagttattcaggacgtgatctactgacagttattcaggacgtgatctactgacagttattcaggacgtgatctactgacagttattcaggacgtgatctactgacagttattcaggacgtgatctactgactgttattcaggacgtgatctactgacagttattcaggacgtgatctactgacagttattcaggacgtgatctactgactgttattcaggacgtgatctactgacagttattcaggacgtgatctactgacagttattcaggacgtgatctactgacagttattcaggacgtgatctactgacagttattcaggacgtgatctactgacagttattcaggacgtgatctactgacagttattcaggacgtgatctactgactgttattcaggacgtgatctactgacagttattcaggacgtgatctactgactgttattcaggacgtgatctactgactgttattcaggacgtgatctactgactgttattcaggacgtgatctactgactgttattcaggacgtgatctactgactgttattcaggacgtgatctactgactgttattcaggacgtgatctactgactgttattcaggacgtgatctactgacagttattcaggacgtgatctactgactgttattcaggacgtgatctactgactgttattcaggacgtgatctactgactgttattcaggacgtgatctactgactgttattcaggacgtgatctactgactgttattcaggacgtgatctactgacagttattcaggacgtgatctactgacagttattcaggacgtgatctactgacagttattcaggacgtgatctactgactgttattcaggacgtgatctactgacagttattcaggacgtgatctactgactgttattcaggacgtgatctactgactgttattcaggacgtgatctactgacagttattcaggacgtgatctactgacagttattcaggacgtgatctactgacagttattcaggacgtgatctactgacagttattcaggacgtgatctactgactgttattcaggacgtgatctactgactgttattcaggacgtgatctactgactgttattcaggacgtgatctactgacagttattcaggacgtgatctactgactgttattcaggacgtgatctactgactgttattcaggacgtgatctactgactgttattcaggacgtgatctactgactgttattcaggacgtgatctactgactgttattcaggacgtgatctactgactgttattcaggacgtgatctactgactgttattcaggacgtgatctactgacagttattcaggacgtgatctactgactgttattcaggacgtgatctactgactgttattcaggacgtgatctactgactgttattcaggacgtgatctactgactgttattcaggacgtgatctactgactgttattcaggacgtgatctactgacagttattcaggacgtgatctactgacagttattcaggacgtgatctactgacagttattcaggacgtgatctactgactgttattcaggacgtgatctactgacagttattcaggacgtgatctactgactgttattcaggacgtgatctactgactgttattcaggacgtgatctactgacagttattcaggacgtgatctactgacagttattcaggacgtgatctactgacagttattcaggacgtgatctactgacagttattcaggacgtgatctactgacagttattcaggacgtgatctactgacagttattcaggacgtgatctactgacagttattcaggacgtgatctactgacagttattcaggacgtgatctactgacagttattcaggacgtgatctactgactgttattcaggacgtgatctactgacagttattcaggacgtgatctactgacagttattcaggacgtgatctactgactgttattcaggacgtgatctactgacagttattcaggacgtgatctactgactgttattcaggacgtgatcaactgacagttattcaggacgtgatctactgacagttattcaggacgtgatctactgactgttattcaggacgtgatctactgactgttattcaggacgtgatctactgactgttattcaggacgtgatctactgactgttattcaggacgtgatctactgactgttattcaggacgtgatctactgactgttattcaggacgtgatctactgactgttattcaggacgtgatctactgactgttattcaggacgtgatctactgactgttattcaggatgtgatctactgactgttattcaggatgtgatctactgactgttattcaggatgtgatctactgactgttattcaggacgtgatctactgacagttattcaggatGTGACCTGGACAGGAAACTTGGCGGCTGGCCGACCCCCTGCTGCCTCCTGCAGTTTTCCCCTACGGTCACAGAAGGTGTTCTTACTCTCTAGTGccgtcctctgctgctcctgggagggcgccccctgctgctggtgcaggtacTGGTATAAGCGAATGTATGGGTGATCTGTGGTCTCTGGTGTCGGGCTCTTACTGTCGAGCAGCGGGGCGCTGCGGTCGCTCACCACCGCCACCTTCTTCAGCCGGGGGCCTCTGCAGATGTCCGTCAGCAGGGCGCCGCGACCATCGGCCTCCTCTTGGCTCAGCtttgggggggtggtgttggcCTGGAGGGGTGACAACATAAGTTGAATAAATCATAATGGTGTGTTCTGACAGAAGAGATGGCCGAGCTGTGACTAGAAGTTTCTGCCTACTACTAAAGAAATACtaaatgtacctctgagatgcaGTTCAATAAATACTACTACATGTTTCTCTGAGGTATAGTAtagtaaataataatgtatgtaAATTACTCATCTCGCCTAGAGGTGACTGAAGCAGTGTGTCTGGAGTTACCTGGCTGAAGGTGGCGGGGGTTGGGGGTCCCccaggtggggcgggggggatggGCATCCCTGTGTTCCAATTCACACCCGATTGCCCTGAAACACAGAGACCCAACCAGAGGATCATTACTCAATAACATCGTCAAACACACAATTACATCTTTGGCGCTGATGACTAACTAGTTGTGAGTCCGTCCAATGACGCATGGGCTGAACCTAGTGGTCCCTGAAATGAGACGCCTGGTCTACGTCAGACCTGGAATACACCGACACGTTGTCTACGTCAGACCTGGAATACACCGACACGTTGTCTACGTCAGACCTGGAATACACCGACACGTTGTCTACGTCAGACCTGGAATACACCGACACGGTGTCTACGTCAGACCTGGAATACACCGACACGTTGTCTACGTCAGACCTGGAATACACCGACACGTTGTCTACGTCAGACCTGGAATACACCGACACGTTGTCTACGTCAGACCTGGAATACACCGACACGGTGTCTACGTCAGACCTGGAATACACCGACACGTTGTCTACGTCAGACCTGGAATACACCGACACGGTGTCTACGTCAGACCTGGAATACACCGACACGTTGTCTACGTCAGACCTGGAATACACCGACACGTTGTCTACGTCAGACCTGGAATAAACCGACACGTTGTCTACGTCAGACCTGGAATACACCGACACGGTGTCTACGTCAGACCTGGAATACACCGACACGTTGTCTACGTCAGACCTGGAATACACCGACACGGTGTCTACGTCAGACCTGGAATACACCGACACGTTGTCTACGTCAGACCTTCTACTGTCCGACCGCATCGTTAGCTAGCGTAGTTAGCGCCTAGCTGGCATCATCAGCAACGGCTTGACTAACTCTCAGCaggatgctaagctaacgtgtCTCTGCCAGCCCACCTCCGCATGTTTGCTTTGATGCCCAACACCTGTCCGGCACATCGACATCACACTGGCCGCTTAGACCCGTGACCTGCCAATAGTATGCGGAGTTAGCTGCGAGGCTAGCTGTTTTAGCGTTCGAAGGACGTCTAAGCATCATCCGGGACACTTCCACAATGTTTGTAAAACGTACCTTTTGAATGTTACCGGCCTCGTGCTGTTTAACTCATACCTCCACCTGCCTGCGCGCTGTCCCCGTCGCGGTTTTTTTGGACTCGTTTTGTCCTCGGAGGACAGCTAGCTCTGCCGTTAGCCTCCAAGCTCTGCTGAGATGTCCTATTTCTCTCCAGTCAACACATAGCAGCACGTGACCTGAGCGCGAGGAGAtgcgctgcacacacacacacacacacacacacacagttgaacCTTTAATAATCGGAATTAGAAGCCATTTGTTGCCCCGTATGTTACACATACAGGAATTTGTCTCGGGgattggtgcaatataagaataaaatagtGTCCATAGCgacctgccgggggggggggctgttataaTGAAACACTGAACTGGCTTCGGTCGGTTATCAACACATTGGCCAAAATgactcgtttcagactttatgagcaaatacagaatccatTAGTGTTCATTAAGACATacgtcactttatttaagacgcgcTACTTGCGGGTCACTGCAGATTCTCAATAACGttagaaaaacatttacatgaagactcatttaccgttacatggactttgcatgccgctaaatacccaactgagatcagcTTCTGAGAAAGGATCCTACCACCGACCAGGGACCGTGTTTTTCACTGCAGTGATCGGTCCAACGCGGGGCTGCCCGCTCGCAATCTAGCCCCCCGTTGGCCCCGTTTTTCTGTTAATTGAATAACCACTTCAGTGCTGTCTTGATTTCATTAACATTGCACtactgttttaatttaattttctaatttaattttacacattttccaCC
This window encodes:
- the LOC119220828 gene encoding WAS/WASL-interacting protein family member 2-like isoform X1 — its product is MPIPPAPPGGPPTPATFSQANTTPPKLSQEEADGRGALLTDICRGPRLKKVAVVSDRSAPLLDSKSPTPETTDHPYIRLYQYLHQQQGAPSQEQQRTALERGGAATANGSAAGGQSGPVPPIGGLSMEGVPTLRPVGDGSSGRSPSSRAAAPRPPSHRPEDPESPSTQTLLPTETSSSDRPSLSKLSSSASSSGASSPSASTTHPPSAPPPPPPPSRRGNAPPTPSSSSSYNREKPLPPTPNNTPPLPSKPPPSPCNSRRSPTSGGNPTCSSLAPPPPPYRITNGPAGGVEAAPDLPQRHNSLGTRRAAPSPGGHTPTRGPAPPPPASPSASHQAANRPPPPVRETPCRGAAPPVPLQPSSLRPGGRDAPPPPPYRIHGSSSLGSDPPSRGKPPPPPTRTPAAPPPPPPPHRNGHSSSVPRSFVDDFESKYSFHPLDDFPPPDEYRHFAKIYPSKANRVMRGAPPLPPIGR
- the LOC119220828 gene encoding WAS/WASL-interacting protein family member 2-like isoform X2, producing the protein MPIPPAPPGGPPTPATFSQANTTPPKLSQEEADGRGALLTDICRGPRLKKVAVVSDRSAPLLDRGGAATANGSAAGGQSGPVPPIGGLSMEGVPTLRPVGDGSSGRSPSSRAAAPRPPSHRPEDPESPSTQTLLPTETSSSDRPSLSKLSSSASSSGASSPSASTTHPPSAPPPPPPPSRRGNAPPTPSSSSSYNREKPLPPTPNNTPPLPSKPPPSPCNSRRSPTSGGNPTCSSLAPPPPPYRITNGPAGGVEAAPDLPQRHNSLGTRRAAPSPGGHTPTRGPAPPPPASPSASHQAANRPPPPVRETPCRGAAPPVPLQPSSLRPGGRDAPPPPPYRIHGSSSLGSDPPSRGKPPPPPTRTPAAPPPPPPPHRNGHSSSVPRSFVDDFESKYSFHPLDDFPPPDEYRHFAKIYPSKANRVMRGAPPLPPIGR